Proteins from one Triticum aestivum cultivar Chinese Spring chromosome 7A, IWGSC CS RefSeq v2.1, whole genome shotgun sequence genomic window:
- the LOC123150061 gene encoding histone H3.2 encodes MARTKQTARKSTGGKAPRKQLATKAARKSAPATGGVKKPHRFRPGTVALREIRKYQKSTELLIRKLPFQRLVREIAQDFKTDLRFQSSAVSALQEAAEAYLVGMFEDTNLCAIHAKRVTIMPKDIQLARRIRGERA; translated from the coding sequence ATGGCCCGCACGAAGCAGACGGCGCGCAAGTCCACCGGCGGCAAGGCGCCGAGGAAGCAGCTGGCCACCAAGGCGGCCCGCAAGTCCGCGCCGGCCACCGGCGGCGTCAAGAAGCCCCACCGTTTCCGCCCCGGCACCGTCGCGCTCCGGGAGATCCGCAAGTACCAGAAGAGCACGGAGCTGCTCATCCGCAAGCTCCCCTTCCAGCGCCTGGTGCGGGAAATCGCGCAGGACTTTAAGACCGACCTGCGGTTCCAGTCATCCGCCGTCTCCGCCCTGCAGGAGGCCGCCGAGGCGTACCTGGTGGGGATGTTCGAGGACACCAACCTGTGCGCCATCCACGCCAAGCGCGTCACcatcatgcccaaggacatccaGCTCGCACGCCGCATCCGCGGCGAGCGTGCCTAG